A window from Variovorax sp. PBL-E5 encodes these proteins:
- the chvE gene encoding multiple monosaccharide ABC transporter substrate-binding protein, which yields MKRNFLKTLLAGAAFALIGLAPPAQAQDKGLIAISMPTKSSARWIADGANMVKDFQAKGYKTDLQYADDDIPNQLAQIENMVTKGSKVLVIAAIDGTTLSDVLQKAADKGVKVIAYDRLIRGSKNVDYYATFDNFQVGVLQAGYIENALKLKEGKGPFNIELFGGSPDDNNAFFFYNGAMSVLKPYLDSGKLVVRSKQMGMDKVSTLRWDGAVAQARMDNLLSAYYTKDHVDAVLSPYDGLSIGIISSLKGVGYGSPQQPMPVVTGQDAEVPSIKSILKKEQTSTVFKDTRELAKVTVNMVDAMLAGKQPEVNDTKTYNNGVKIVPSYLLKPVSVDASNWKQVLVDSGYYKDSQFK from the coding sequence ATGAAACGCAACTTCCTCAAGACCCTGCTCGCTGGCGCCGCGTTCGCGCTGATCGGCCTCGCGCCGCCGGCCCAGGCCCAGGACAAGGGTCTCATCGCCATCTCGATGCCGACCAAGTCGTCGGCGCGCTGGATCGCCGACGGCGCCAACATGGTCAAGGACTTCCAGGCCAAGGGCTACAAGACCGATCTGCAGTACGCCGACGACGACATCCCCAACCAGTTGGCGCAGATCGAGAACATGGTGACCAAGGGCTCGAAGGTGCTGGTGATCGCCGCCATCGACGGCACCACCCTGTCGGACGTGCTGCAGAAGGCGGCCGACAAGGGCGTCAAGGTGATCGCCTACGACCGGCTGATCAGGGGCTCGAAGAACGTCGACTACTACGCCACCTTCGACAACTTCCAGGTCGGCGTGCTGCAGGCCGGCTACATCGAGAACGCGCTCAAGCTCAAGGAAGGCAAGGGCCCGTTCAACATCGAGCTGTTCGGCGGATCGCCGGACGACAACAACGCCTTCTTCTTCTACAACGGCGCGATGTCGGTGTTGAAGCCCTACCTCGACAGCGGCAAGCTGGTGGTGCGCAGCAAGCAGATGGGCATGGACAAGGTCTCGACCCTGCGCTGGGACGGCGCGGTGGCGCAGGCGCGCATGGACAACCTGCTGTCGGCCTACTACACCAAGGACCACGTCGATGCCGTGCTGTCGCCCTATGACGGGCTGTCGATCGGCATCATCTCGTCGTTGAAAGGCGTAGGCTACGGCTCGCCGCAGCAGCCGATGCCGGTGGTGACCGGGCAGGATGCCGAAGTGCCGTCGATCAAGTCGATCCTGAAGAAGGAGCAGACTTCGACCGTGTTCAAGGACACGCGCGAACTCGCCAAGGTCACGGTGAACATGGTGGACGCGATGCTGGCCGGCAAGCAGCCCGAGGTGAACGACACCAAGACCTACAACAACGGCGTCAAGATCGTGCCCTCGTACCTGCTCAAGCCGGTGAGCGTCGATGCCTCGAACTGGAAGCAGGTGCTGGTCGACAGCGGCTATTACAAGGACAGCCAGTTCAAGTAG
- the mmsA gene encoding multiple monosaccharide ABC transporter ATP-binding protein has translation MRGITKTFPGVNALDNVNLAVRAGEIHAVVGENGAGKSTLMKVLSGVYPCDSYAGEIHFEGELRRFRGIADSEKIGIIIIHQELALVPLLSIAENIFLGNETAKGGVIDWFAAYAKTRALLAKVGLREPPTALVTHLGVGKQQLVEIAKALSKEVKLLILDEPTASLNESDSDALLALLLELKAQGIASILISHKLNEIAKVADSITVLRDGATVETMDCRGEGVSEDRIIRGMVGRDMAHRYPQRTPKIGETVFEVRDWRVHHAQHADRETIKGVNLHVRRGEIVGIAGLMGAGRTEFAMSVFGRAWGQRISGSVWMHGKEVDVSTIRRAIDHGIAYVTEDRKSLGLLLDEDIRKNVTLANLAAVSDGGVIDEGREFKVAQDYRRMLNIRSAGVQQQVVNLSGGNQQKVVLGKWLFARPELLMLDEPTRGIDVGAKYEIYTLIDQLASEGKGILMISSELPELLGMCDRIYVMNEGRFVAEFPAAQASQEKIMRVIVASGSSVHAA, from the coding sequence ATGCGCGGCATCACCAAGACCTTCCCCGGCGTGAACGCGCTGGACAACGTCAACCTCGCGGTGCGCGCCGGCGAGATCCACGCGGTGGTCGGCGAGAACGGCGCCGGCAAGTCCACGCTGATGAAGGTGCTGAGCGGCGTCTACCCCTGCGACTCCTATGCGGGCGAGATCCATTTCGAAGGCGAGCTGCGCCGCTTCAGGGGCATCGCCGACAGCGAGAAGATCGGCATCATCATCATCCACCAGGAGCTGGCGCTGGTGCCGCTGCTCTCGATCGCCGAGAACATCTTCCTCGGCAACGAGACGGCCAAGGGCGGCGTGATCGACTGGTTCGCCGCCTATGCGAAGACGCGCGCGCTGCTGGCCAAGGTCGGGCTGCGCGAGCCGCCGACGGCGCTGGTCACGCACCTGGGTGTCGGCAAGCAGCAGCTGGTCGAGATCGCGAAAGCACTGTCGAAGGAGGTCAAGCTCCTGATCCTCGACGAGCCGACCGCGAGCCTCAACGAGAGCGACAGCGATGCGCTGCTGGCGCTCTTGCTCGAACTCAAGGCGCAGGGCATCGCATCGATCCTGATCTCGCACAAGCTCAACGAGATCGCCAAGGTGGCCGACTCGATCACCGTGCTGCGCGACGGCGCGACGGTGGAAACCATGGACTGCCGCGGCGAAGGCGTCAGCGAGGACCGCATCATCCGCGGCATGGTGGGCCGCGACATGGCGCACCGCTATCCGCAGCGCACGCCGAAGATCGGCGAGACCGTGTTCGAGGTGCGCGACTGGCGCGTGCACCATGCGCAGCACGCCGATCGCGAGACGATCAAGGGCGTGAATCTGCATGTGCGGCGCGGCGAGATCGTCGGCATCGCCGGCCTGATGGGCGCCGGCCGCACCGAGTTCGCGATGAGCGTGTTCGGCCGCGCCTGGGGCCAGCGCATCAGCGGCTCGGTGTGGATGCACGGCAAGGAGGTCGACGTCTCGACCATCCGCCGCGCCATCGACCACGGCATCGCCTACGTCACCGAGGACCGCAAGAGCCTGGGCCTGCTGCTGGACGAGGACATCCGCAAGAACGTGACATTGGCCAACCTCGCCGCGGTGTCCGACGGCGGCGTGATCGACGAGGGCCGCGAGTTCAAGGTCGCCCAGGACTATCGGCGCATGCTCAACATCCGTTCCGCCGGCGTGCAGCAGCAGGTGGTCAATCTGTCGGGCGGCAATCAGCAGAAGGTGGTGCTGGGCAAGTGGCTGTTCGCGCGGCCCGAACTGCTCATGCTCGACGAGCCGACGCGCGGCATCGATGTCGGCGCCAAGTACGAGATCTACACGCTCATCGACCAGCTCGCGAGCGAAGGCAAGGGCATTCTCATGATCTCATCCGAACTGCCCGAACTGCTCGGGATGTGCGACCGCATCTACGTGATGAACGAAGGGCGCTTCGTGGCCGAGTTTCCGGCGGCACAAGCATCGCAGGAAAAGATCATGCGCGTCATCGTCGCCTCGGGGAGTTCTGTCCATGCAGCGTGA
- the yjfF gene encoding galactofuranose ABC transporter, permease protein YjfF produces MSALISRPTETAAPATVPRPARVRLNPRHLPLAATISLFVLMGTLGSVRYDGFFSLQVFLNLLIDNAFLCIVAVGMTFVILSGGIDLSVGSVIALTTMVSAALVEKQGWSPAIVIPLVLAMGTLFGAFMGVLIERFRLQPFIVTLAGMFLARGLCYLISIDSISITNETYSALSQWRLPVWGDASISLSALIALAVVALGVFIAHCTPFGRTVYAIGGSEQSALLMGLPVRSTVVGVYTLSGFCSALGGVVFTFYMLSGYGLHAVGLELDAIAAVVIGGTLLSGGVGYVIGTLFGVLMLGIIQTLISFDGTLSSWWTRIVVGALLFVFCLLQRLFTARSARRG; encoded by the coding sequence ATGAGTGCACTGATCTCGCGTCCCACAGAAACCGCCGCGCCTGCGACGGTGCCCCGGCCTGCACGCGTGCGCCTCAATCCCAGGCACCTGCCGCTGGCCGCCACCATCTCGCTGTTCGTGCTGATGGGCACGCTGGGCTCGGTGCGCTACGACGGCTTCTTCTCGCTGCAGGTCTTCCTGAACCTGCTGATCGACAACGCCTTTCTGTGCATCGTCGCGGTCGGCATGACCTTCGTGATCCTGTCGGGCGGCATCGATCTGTCGGTGGGTTCGGTGATCGCGCTGACCACGATGGTCTCGGCCGCATTGGTCGAGAAGCAGGGTTGGAGTCCGGCGATCGTGATCCCGCTGGTGCTGGCGATGGGCACGCTGTTCGGCGCCTTCATGGGCGTGCTGATCGAGCGCTTCCGGTTGCAGCCCTTCATCGTGACGCTGGCCGGCATGTTCCTCGCGCGCGGCCTGTGCTATCTGATCAGCATCGATTCGATCAGCATCACCAACGAGACCTATTCGGCGCTCTCGCAGTGGCGGCTGCCGGTCTGGGGCGATGCGTCCATCTCGCTGTCGGCGCTGATCGCGCTGGCCGTGGTTGCGCTCGGTGTGTTCATTGCGCATTGCACACCCTTCGGCCGCACCGTCTATGCGATCGGCGGCAGCGAGCAGTCGGCGCTGCTGATGGGACTGCCGGTGCGCAGCACCGTCGTCGGCGTCTACACGCTCTCGGGCTTCTGCTCGGCGCTGGGCGGCGTGGTGTTTACCTTCTACATGCTGTCGGGCTACGGCCTGCACGCGGTCGGCCTCGAGCTCGATGCGATCGCGGCCGTGGTGATCGGCGGCACGCTGCTCAGCGGCGGCGTCGGCTACGTGATCGGCACGCTGTTCGGCGTGCTGATGCTGGGCATCATCCAGACGCTCATCTCTTTCGACGGCACGCTGAGTTCGTGGTGGACGCGCATCGTGGTCGGTGCCTTGCTCTTCGTCTTCTGCCTGTTGCAGCGGCTGTTCACCGCGCGCAGCGCGCGGCGCGGCTGA
- a CDS encoding ABC transporter permease produces MKTPASETVARAFHHRLAWPLVTLFVLLAINAIFNASFLHLEWRGGHLYGSLIDILNRAAPLVLVSLGMTLVIATRGIDISVGAVVAIAAALAAWMIGGSLVVSNGAAAEVSRFPMWMAILAALGAALACGLWNGLLVARVGMQPIIATLILMVAGRGIAQLITGGQIITIYYKPFFFIGSGYLFGLPFSVYVAALVFVLLYLAITRSALGLFIQAVGINPSAAHVAGVRARRIILSAYMFCGFCAGVAGLLISSNVKSADGNNAGQLLELDAILAVTLGGTLLTGGRFSLVGSVIGALIIQTLTYAIYSLGVPPEINLVVKAVVVFAVMLVQSAEFRASLRVLVQRPVRGALKP; encoded by the coding sequence ATGAAGACCCCCGCCTCCGAAACCGTCGCCCGCGCGTTCCACCACCGCCTCGCGTGGCCGCTCGTGACGCTGTTCGTGCTGCTGGCCATCAACGCGATCTTCAACGCGAGCTTCCTGCACCTGGAATGGCGCGGCGGCCATCTGTACGGCAGCCTGATCGACATCCTGAACCGCGCGGCGCCGCTGGTGCTGGTGTCGCTCGGCATGACGCTGGTGATCGCGACACGCGGCATCGACATCTCGGTCGGCGCGGTGGTGGCGATCGCGGCGGCGCTGGCCGCCTGGATGATCGGCGGTTCGCTGGTCGTCAGCAACGGCGCGGCGGCCGAGGTCAGCCGCTTCCCGATGTGGATGGCGATCCTCGCGGCGCTCGGCGCGGCGCTGGCCTGCGGCCTGTGGAACGGCCTCCTGGTGGCGCGCGTCGGCATGCAGCCGATCATCGCGACGCTGATCCTGATGGTGGCGGGCCGCGGCATCGCGCAGCTGATCACCGGCGGGCAGATCATCACGATCTACTACAAGCCCTTCTTCTTCATCGGCAGCGGCTATCTGTTCGGGCTGCCGTTCTCGGTCTATGTCGCGGCGCTGGTGTTCGTGCTGCTCTATCTCGCGATCACTCGCAGCGCGCTCGGCCTTTTCATCCAGGCGGTCGGCATCAACCCGAGTGCCGCGCACGTGGCCGGCGTGCGGGCGCGCCGCATCATCCTCAGCGCCTACATGTTCTGCGGCTTCTGCGCCGGCGTGGCGGGCCTCCTGATCAGCTCCAACGTCAAGAGCGCCGACGGCAACAACGCGGGGCAGCTGCTGGAACTGGACGCGATCCTCGCCGTCACGCTTGGCGGCACGCTGCTCACGGGCGGGCGCTTCAGCCTGGTCGGCAGCGTGATCGGCGCATTGATCATCCAGACGCTGACCTACGCGATCTACTCGCTGGGCGTGCCGCCCGAGATCAACCTGGTGGTGAAGGCCGTCGTGGTGTTCGCGGTGATGCTGGTGCAGTCGGCCGAGTTCCGCGCCAGCCTGCGCGTGCTGGTGCAGCGGCCGGTGCGTGGGGCTTTGAAGCCATGA
- a CDS encoding sugar ABC transporter ATP-binding protein — protein sequence MTEALAFLQAPVLSLTGIHKQFNGVPALRDVALALRPGEIHALMGQNGAGKSTLIKVLTGVYTADSGEMRLAGRAIRPASPLEAQRLGISTVYQEVNLCPNLSVAENIFSGRYPRCGPAQGFRIDWAKVHRDARALLARLEVDIDVTQLLSSYSVAVQQMVAIARALGLSSTVLILDEPTSSLDDDEVKSLFAVLRRLRGEGLAILFVTHFLNQVYAVSDRITVLRNGGWVGEWAAADLPPQALISAMVGRELAAQATGHAQLPVIDEAARPVLEAQAIGQAGQLQPVDLRVRPGEVVGLAGLLGSGRTELARLLFGLAVPDCGSLSVDGVAVTFANPADAVRHGLALCPEERKTDGIVAELSLRENIALALQARRGMRNTLSRAEQTALAERFVKALGIKTASVDTPIGLLSGGNQQKALLARWLATGPRLLILDEPTRGIDVAAKQEIMDEILRLARGGMAVLFISSEMNEVVRISHRIAVLRERRKVGELPEGSSEDAVYDLIAAES from the coding sequence ATGACCGAAGCCCTCGCCTTTTTGCAGGCGCCGGTGCTGTCGCTGACCGGCATCCACAAGCAGTTCAACGGCGTGCCTGCGCTGCGCGACGTGGCGCTCGCGCTGCGGCCGGGCGAGATCCATGCGCTGATGGGGCAGAACGGCGCGGGCAAGTCGACCCTGATCAAGGTGCTCACCGGCGTCTACACCGCCGACAGCGGCGAGATGCGGCTGGCGGGCCGTGCGATCCGGCCGGCCTCGCCGCTGGAGGCGCAGCGCCTGGGCATCAGCACGGTCTATCAGGAAGTCAACCTGTGCCCGAACCTGTCGGTGGCCGAGAACATCTTCTCGGGCCGCTATCCGCGCTGCGGCCCGGCGCAGGGCTTTCGCATCGACTGGGCGAAGGTGCACCGCGATGCGCGCGCGCTGCTGGCGCGGCTGGAGGTCGATATCGACGTCACGCAGCTGCTGTCGAGCTATTCGGTGGCGGTGCAGCAGATGGTCGCGATCGCGCGCGCGCTCGGCCTGTCGTCGACGGTGCTGATCCTCGACGAGCCGACTTCGAGCCTGGACGACGACGAGGTCAAGAGCCTGTTCGCCGTGCTGCGCCGGCTGCGCGGCGAAGGCCTCGCGATCCTGTTCGTCACGCATTTCCTGAACCAGGTCTATGCGGTGTCGGACCGCATCACGGTGCTGCGCAATGGCGGCTGGGTCGGCGAATGGGCCGCGGCCGATCTGCCGCCGCAGGCGCTGATCTCGGCCATGGTCGGTCGCGAACTCGCGGCACAGGCCACCGGCCATGCGCAATTGCCCGTCATCGACGAAGCCGCGCGGCCGGTGCTCGAGGCCCAGGCGATCGGGCAGGCCGGCCAGCTGCAGCCGGTCGACCTGCGCGTGCGCCCGGGTGAGGTGGTGGGCCTCGCGGGCCTGCTGGGTTCGGGCCGCACCGAACTCGCGCGCCTGCTGTTCGGCCTGGCCGTGCCCGATTGCGGCAGCCTCAGCGTGGACGGCGTCGCGGTCACGTTCGCCAACCCGGCCGATGCGGTGCGACACGGCTTGGCGTTGTGCCCCGAGGAGCGCAAGACCGACGGCATCGTGGCCGAGCTGTCGCTGCGCGAGAACATCGCGCTGGCGCTGCAGGCGCGGCGCGGCATGCGCAACACGCTGTCGCGCGCCGAGCAGACCGCATTGGCCGAGCGCTTCGTCAAGGCGCTGGGCATCAAGACGGCCAGCGTCGACACGCCGATCGGCCTGCTCTCGGGCGGCAACCAGCAGAAGGCGCTGCTGGCGCGCTGGCTGGCGACCGGGCCGCGCCTGCTGATCCTCGACGAGCCGACGCGCGGCATCGACGTCGCGGCCAAGCAGGAAATCATGGACGAGATCCTGCGCCTGGCGCGCGGCGGCATGGCGGTGCTCTTCATCTCGTCGGAGATGAACGAGGTGGTGCGGATCTCGCACCGCATCGCGGTGCTGCGCGAACGGCGCAAGGTGGGTGAGCTGCCCGAGGGCAGCAGCGAGGACGCGGTGTACGACCTGATCGCAGCGGAATCATGA
- a CDS encoding IlvD/Edd family dehydratase, whose amino-acid sequence MPDTAKKKLRSTEWFGAADKNGFMYRSWMKNQGVPDHEFDGRPIIGICNTWSELTPCNAHFRKIAEHVKRGVSEAGGFPVEFPVFSNGESNLRPTAMLTRNLASMDVEEAIRGNPIDAVVLLTGCDKTTPALLMGAASCDVPTIVVTGGPMLNGKLEGRDIGSGTAVWQLHEAMKAGEIDVHQFLSAEAGMSRSAGTCNTMGTASTMACMAEALGVSLPHNAAIPAVDARRYVLAQMSGMRIVEMAREGLVLSKILTRAAFENAIRTNAAIGGSTNAVIHLKAIAGRIGVPLELEDWTRIGRGTPTLVDLMPSGRFLMEEFYYAGGLPAVLRRLGEHGLLPHPDALTVNGQSLWDNVRNAPSHNDEVIRQLDNPLIEDGGICILRGNLAPRGAVLKPSAASPELLRHRGRAVVFENFEHYKERIVDETLEVDASSVLVMKHCGPKGYPGMAEVGNMGLPPKLLRQGIKDMVRISDARMSGTAYGTVVLHVAPEAADGGPLAAVRDGDWIELDCEQGRLHLDIGDDELRARLAALQADMAPPGGGGYRRLYVEHVLQADEGCDFDFLVGCRGAAVPRHSH is encoded by the coding sequence ATGCCCGACACCGCGAAGAAGAAGCTGCGCTCCACCGAATGGTTCGGTGCGGCCGACAAGAACGGCTTCATGTACCGCAGCTGGATGAAGAACCAGGGCGTGCCCGACCACGAGTTCGACGGCCGGCCGATCATCGGCATCTGCAACACCTGGTCGGAGCTCACGCCCTGCAACGCGCACTTTCGCAAGATCGCCGAGCACGTCAAGCGCGGCGTCTCCGAGGCCGGCGGCTTCCCGGTCGAGTTCCCGGTGTTCTCCAACGGCGAATCCAACCTGCGGCCGACTGCAATGCTCACGCGCAACCTTGCGAGCATGGATGTCGAGGAAGCGATTCGCGGCAACCCGATCGACGCCGTGGTGCTGCTCACCGGCTGCGACAAGACCACGCCGGCACTGCTGATGGGCGCCGCGAGCTGCGACGTGCCGACCATCGTCGTCACCGGCGGGCCGATGCTCAACGGCAAGCTCGAAGGCCGCGACATCGGCTCGGGCACGGCCGTGTGGCAACTGCACGAAGCGATGAAGGCGGGCGAGATCGACGTCCACCAGTTCCTCTCGGCGGAGGCGGGCATGTCGCGTTCGGCGGGCACCTGCAACACCATGGGCACCGCGTCCACCATGGCCTGCATGGCCGAGGCGCTGGGCGTCTCGCTGCCGCACAACGCGGCCATTCCGGCGGTCGATGCGCGGCGCTACGTGCTGGCGCAGATGTCGGGCATGCGCATCGTCGAGATGGCGCGCGAAGGGCTGGTGCTGTCGAAGATCCTCACGCGCGCGGCCTTCGAGAACGCGATCCGCACCAACGCCGCGATCGGCGGCTCGACCAATGCGGTGATCCATCTGAAGGCGATCGCGGGCCGCATCGGCGTGCCGCTCGAGCTCGAGGACTGGACCCGCATCGGCCGCGGCACGCCGACGCTGGTCGACCTGATGCCCTCGGGCCGTTTCCTGATGGAGGAGTTCTATTACGCGGGCGGCCTGCCTGCCGTGCTGCGCCGCCTCGGCGAGCATGGCCTGCTGCCGCATCCCGATGCGCTCACGGTCAACGGGCAGTCGCTGTGGGACAACGTGCGCAACGCGCCCAGTCACAACGACGAGGTGATCCGCCAGCTCGACAATCCGCTCATCGAGGACGGCGGCATCTGCATCCTGCGCGGTAACCTGGCGCCGCGCGGCGCGGTGCTCAAGCCCTCGGCCGCGTCGCCCGAATTGCTGCGGCACCGCGGCCGCGCGGTGGTGTTCGAGAACTTCGAGCATTACAAGGAACGCATCGTCGACGAGACGCTCGAGGTCGACGCCAGCTCCGTGCTGGTGATGAAGCACTGCGGCCCCAAGGGCTATCCCGGCATGGCCGAGGTCGGCAACATGGGCCTGCCGCCGAAGCTGCTGCGCCAGGGCATCAAGGACATGGTGCGCATCTCGGACGCGCGCATGAGCGGCACCGCCTACGGCACGGTGGTGCTGCACGTGGCGCCCGAGGCGGCCGACGGCGGTCCGCTGGCCGCGGTGCGCGACGGCGACTGGATCGAACTCGATTGCGAGCAGGGCCGCCTGCACCTGGACATCGGCGACGACGAACTGAGGGCGCGGCTGGCTGCGCTGCAGGCCGACATGGCGCCGCCCGGTGGCGGCGGCTATCGGCGCTTGTATGTCGAGCACGTGCTGCAGGCGGACGAGGGCTGCGACTTCGACTTCCTGGTCGGCTGCCGCGGCGCGGCCGTGCCACGCCATTCGCATTGA
- the mmsB gene encoding multiple monosaccharide ABC transporter permease — translation MQREPEAAVKPAAPITTPVATAAAAEHAGFLKNNLREYGMLISLVAIMVLFQVLTDGTLMRPLNLTNLLLQNSYIVIMALGMLLVIVAGHIDLSVGSVAGFIGALAAVLMVEYDWNFVPACIVCLIAGGLVGAAQGWFVAFFRIPSFIVTLAGMLVFKGLTLALLAGQSVGPFPEVFQKLSSGFVPDVLGGESLRTTSLLLGVAAAAALVFFKLRGRAKLAKYGMAQEPYAFFLGKNLFFAAIIVLLCYLLATYKGLPNVLIVMAVLIVAYDFVTNRTTVGRRIYALGGNEKAARLSGIKTQRLAFLTFVNMGVLAALAGLVFAARLNTATPKAGLGFELDVIAACFIGGASASGGVGKVMGAVIGAFVMGVMNNGMSILGIGIDYQQVIKGLVLLAAVFIDVYNKNKT, via the coding sequence ATGCAGCGTGAGCCCGAAGCCGCCGTGAAGCCGGCCGCACCAATCACGACGCCCGTCGCCACTGCGGCCGCCGCCGAGCACGCGGGCTTCCTCAAGAACAACCTGCGCGAATACGGCATGCTGATCTCGCTGGTCGCGATCATGGTGCTGTTCCAGGTGCTGACCGACGGCACGCTGATGCGGCCGCTCAATCTCACCAACCTGCTGCTGCAGAACAGCTACATCGTGATCATGGCGCTCGGCATGCTGCTGGTGATCGTGGCCGGCCACATCGACCTGTCGGTGGGCTCGGTGGCCGGCTTCATCGGCGCGCTGGCCGCGGTGCTGATGGTGGAGTACGACTGGAATTTCGTGCCGGCCTGCATCGTCTGCCTGATCGCGGGCGGGCTGGTCGGCGCGGCGCAGGGCTGGTTCGTGGCGTTCTTTCGCATCCCGTCCTTCATCGTCACGCTGGCCGGCATGCTGGTGTTCAAGGGGCTCACGCTGGCCTTGCTGGCAGGGCAGTCGGTCGGGCCGTTCCCCGAGGTGTTCCAGAAGCTGAGTTCGGGCTTCGTGCCCGACGTGCTGGGCGGTGAAAGCCTGCGCACCACCTCGCTGTTGCTGGGCGTGGCGGCCGCCGCAGCGCTGGTCTTCTTCAAGCTGCGCGGCCGCGCCAAGCTCGCGAAGTACGGCATGGCGCAGGAGCCCTATGCCTTCTTCCTCGGCAAGAACCTGTTCTTCGCCGCGATCATCGTTCTGCTCTGCTACCTGCTCGCGACCTACAAGGGCCTGCCGAACGTGCTGATCGTGATGGCGGTGCTGATCGTGGCCTACGATTTCGTCACCAACCGCACCACGGTCGGGCGGCGCATCTACGCGCTCGGCGGCAACGAGAAGGCGGCGCGGCTGTCGGGCATCAAGACGCAGCGGCTGGCCTTCCTTACCTTCGTCAACATGGGCGTGCTGGCCGCGCTGGCGGGCCTGGTGTTCGCGGCGCGGCTCAACACCGCGACACCCAAGGCGGGCCTGGGCTTCGAGCTCGACGTGATCGCGGCCTGCTTCATCGGCGGCGCCTCGGCCTCGGGCGGCGTCGGCAAGGTGATGGGCGCGGTGATCGGCGCCTTCGTGATGGGCGTGATGAACAACGGCATGTCGATCCTCGGCATCGGCATCGACTACCAGCAGGTCATCAAGGGGCTGGTGCTGCTGGCCGCGGTCTTCATCGACGTCTACAACAAAAATAAAACATGA
- a CDS encoding dihydrodipicolinate synthase family protein — MTSSTPPRYRGIFPVAPTPFTERGELDLASQRRCIDFMIDAGSDGICILANFSEQFVLSDDERELLTRTVLEHVAGRVPVIVTTTHFATRVCIERSLRAQAMGAAMLMVMPPYHGATFRVPEPQIFDFYARLSDAVDVPIMVQDAPASGTVLSVPFLARMAREIEHLAYFKIETAGAAAKIRELIRLGGDAIEGPWDGEEAITLMPDLDAGATGSMTGGAYADGLRPILMDHLAGRREEALVRYQQWLPLINYENRQAGLLACKALMKEGGVIDCEAPRHPLPALHPDTRAGLIETARRLDPLVLRWGR, encoded by the coding sequence ATGACCTCTTCGACCCCGCCCCGCTACCGCGGCATTTTTCCGGTCGCGCCGACCCCCTTCACCGAGCGCGGTGAACTCGACCTCGCCAGCCAGAGGCGCTGCATCGATTTCATGATCGACGCGGGCTCGGACGGCATCTGCATCCTCGCCAACTTCTCCGAGCAGTTCGTGCTGTCGGACGACGAACGCGAGCTGCTGACCCGCACCGTGCTCGAACACGTCGCCGGCCGCGTGCCGGTGATCGTCACCACCACCCACTTCGCAACCCGTGTCTGCATCGAGCGCAGCCTGCGCGCGCAGGCGATGGGCGCGGCCATGCTGATGGTGATGCCGCCCTACCATGGCGCCACCTTCCGCGTGCCCGAGCCGCAGATCTTCGACTTCTATGCGCGGCTGTCCGATGCGGTGGACGTCCCGATCATGGTGCAGGACGCGCCGGCCAGCGGCACCGTGCTGTCGGTGCCCTTCCTCGCGCGCATGGCACGGGAGATCGAGCACCTGGCGTACTTCAAGATCGAGACTGCCGGCGCGGCCGCGAAGATTCGCGAGCTGATCCGCCTGGGCGGCGACGCGATCGAAGGTCCGTGGGACGGCGAGGAAGCCATCACGCTGATGCCCGACCTCGATGCCGGCGCCACCGGCTCGATGACCGGGGGTGCCTATGCCGATGGCCTCCGGCCGATCCTCATGGACCATCTCGCAGGCCGGCGCGAAGAGGCTTTGGTGCGCTACCAGCAATGGCTGCCGCTGATCAACTACGAGAACCGGCAGGCCGGGCTGCTGGCCTGCAAGGCCTTGATGAAGGAGGGCGGCGTGATCGATTGCGAAGCGCCGCGCCATCCGCTGCCGGCGCTGCATCCGGACACGCGCGCGGGACTGATCGAAACCGCGCGCCGGCTCGATCCGCTGGTGCTGCGCTGGGGCCGCTGA